The Candidatus Zixiibacteriota bacterium genomic interval GTGGTTGTGCTCAATGGTTTTACAGTAGGCCAGGCCGGGTACAACAGCTTTTATGCCTCCGGTGAAACCGGCGAAATAATGCGGTTCGACCGAACCGACAATCAGAACATTTTCGGCCCATAGGAACTGCTTATGGACCCAGACCTCGCCACCATCGTTCCATTTGCCGAGCTTTTCAAAACTGTCCCGGTCATGGGAATCCGACCAGTAAACTTGATCTTTGATAGTGTCATAATGTTTCCCGATCAGGCTTTTGTATTCAGACTGCGTTGGCTGGCGATGAAGTCCGGTGGCGATGATAATCCTGACTTCATGATGATCAACCAGCTCTGGCAGGATGCGGTCGAGTAGTTCATACGATGGTGTGGCACGAAAAGCATCGTTTACGATAATCAGCAAACGAAAACTGCCGGAGAAAAAGTTCTCCGGCAGTCTGTTTCGTTCTATTTCAGAATCGAGGTCCAGCGGCTGTCCAGATCGGGCTTTGAGAATATCGACTCCGCAATGATCCGGAATTTCAAGCCGATATCTACCCCGGCCGTATCTGAGCGGATATATCATCAAGCCAGGTCCGGGAAGAAATATCCGATCTCGATTTTGGCGTTCTCCGGTGAATCGGAAGCATGCACGGCATTCTCCTGGATATCTGTACCGAAATTATTCCGAATCGTTCCACAAGATGCCTTGCGCGAATCGGTCACACCGATCAGGGTCCTGAGATCCTGAATAGCGTTATCCTTTTGAAGGACCATCGGCACACAGCGCCCGGATGTCATGAATGAGACCAGTTCATTGAAAAACGGTTTGTCCTTATGGACCTGATAGAATCCCTGAGCTTTTTCTTCAGTCAGTTGCATCATCTGCAGGGCCAGGATTTTGAAACCGGACAGCTCCAACCTGTGAACAATCTCTCCGACAACTTCTTTTTTAACAGCATCCGGTTTAATAATCGCAAGAGTCTTTTCCATTATCGTCTCCGTATTACGCGCTCACGGCTGGTTTGCCCTGTTTTTTCTTGGCTTCTCTGGCGATCTCGAAACCGAGTTCGAGTGCTTTGAGGTTCTTTTCTTCAGTGCCCATCGGGGCACGGGACCTGACCACCTTCTTGACACCTTCTTTGGAAGCCAGGCCGGTGAGTTCCACGATCGCGCCCAGCGAAATTACGTTGGCGACCATCACGTGACCGATCTCGCTTTTGGCCAGTTGCGTAAACGGAAACGCATAACAGACCGGAGTTGGCGGTTGGTGTACAAGATCGGAATCGATTATCAATGTCCCATTTTCCCGCAGGTTCGGAAAATACTGGTCACAGGCTTCCTGAGTCAGTGCCAGCAGGAGATTGAGCCCCATCGGCTTGGGATAGTAAATCGTGTCATTTGACATGACTACGTCGGCACGTGAAGCGCCCCCCCTGGCTTCCGGGCCATAGGACTGGGTCTGGACAACATTTTTGCCGTCCTGCACACCCATCGCCTCGGCCAGCATCACACCAGCAAGAATCAGGCCCTGTCCGCCTGAACCGGAGAGCCGGATTTCATAGCGATCATAAGTGCTCTGTTTGCTTTTTGCTTTTGTCATATCACTCCCCTATCCCTGCCTGTTCACGCGCTCCCTGAGAGCGGCGTAGTTGTCGGTATACTCTGATTTTTCTTCCTTATGGATTACACCGGTAATCCACTTGCCTTCGAGCTTTTCCGGAGGCAGTTTGGCCGCGGATGTAACCGGGACCACATGGGACTTGAACCAGTTTACCATCTTGACCGCGTCGCCTTCTTTATTCCAGCGACCGTAATAGGTCTGACAATTGGAGAGCACATCGATTACCGAAAAGCCGTTGCTCTGGATACCGTCGGCAATCATACGAATCAACTGCCCGGTGTGGTAAACGGTTCCTCGTGCGACATAGGACGCTCCAGCCGCGGCGGCCAGCTTGGTAGCATCGAATGGATGCTCCAGGTTGCCGTAGGGAGCAGTCGAACCGCGCTTGGTGGTCGGGGTTGTGGGCGAGAACTGCCCGCCCGTCATACCGTAGATATGGTTGTTGACCAGGATCGTAGTGATATTGATATTGCGACGACAGGCATGGATAAAATGATTTCCGCCAATTGCCAGGCAGTCACCATCACCGGTGATAACGATAACGTTGAGCTTTGGCTTGGCGGCTTTGACGCCCGATGCGAATGCGATTGCCCGGCCATGGGTCGTATGCAGTGTATTGAAATCGACATAGACCGGCAGTCGCGAGGAACATCCGATTCCAGACAAAACAGCGATGTCGTCCTTGGGAATCTGGAGTTTGTCGATGGCACGGATCAGGGCCCCCAGCACAACACCGATTCCACACCCGGAACACCAGACATGCGGGAAGGTCTTTTTGGGCCTGAGGTAGTTATGCACCACGTTGGAGGGCTGTTTGTTTTTCTTTTTTGTTGCGGTAGTTGCTTCGGCCATATTACTTCACCTCCCTTATGGTGTCCAGGATCATCTGCGGAGTAATCAGTTCGCTGTCATAGCGCTGAAGGGGAATGATCTTGGTGTGGCGGGTATCCACGTAACGCTCGATTTCCTTGATCAGCTGACCCTGATTTAGTTCAGCCACTACCAGGTGTCGAACTGATTTGAGATATTCTTTCAGGATATGATCCGGGAAGGGCCAGACCGTGACGAGTTGCATCGCACCGACCTTCATCCGTTTCTGGCGCGCCATCTTAATCGCCTGGTTGGCGGCGCGGCTGACTATGCCGGTGGAGATTACGGCGACATTCGGTTCGTCATCCATGTAAACGGTCTTGATTTCGCAGATTTCCTCTTTGTTTTGAACGATTTTCTTTCTGAGCTTGTCCAGCTTGTTCTTGATCTCAACCGGGCGAGCCGTCGGGAAACCCATCTGGTCATGGGTCAGCCCGGTGATATTGAAACGGTACCCCTCACCGAAGGAAGCCATCGGCCCCACGAAAGTCGGGGTGATCTCGAAATGACGATACCATTCCGGGGGCACATCCGGTTTGATACGGTCGTAGACTTCGATATCATCAGGGGACGGTATCCTGACTTTCTCACGCATATGGCCGATCACCTCGTCGGTCAACAGCACGACCGGTGTGCGATATTTTTCAGCCAGGTTAACAGCTTTGATTGTAAGGGTCAGGCATTCCTCGCAGGAGGATGCTGAAAGCACGATGGAATGATAATCTCCATGAGTACCGTAGGCGGCCTGCATGATATCCGACTGTGAAACCTTGGTGGGCAACCCGGTCGAGGGGCCGCCGCGCTGAACATCGATAATTACACAGGGAACTTCGGCCATATAGGCGTAACCGATATGTTCCTGCATGAGGGAGAAGCCCGGCCCGGAAGTGGCGGTCATGGATTTGGCACCGGATACCGCTGCGCCGATAACCGCGGCCAGAGATCCGATCTCATCCTCCATCTGCATGAATGTCCCGCCGACCGTGGGAAGCATACGCGCGAGATTTTCCGCGATTTCAGTCGAGGGTGTGATCGGGTAACCGCCAAAAAACTTGACTCCAGCCAGAATCGCACCATGAGCACAGGCTTCGTTTCCCTGAAGTAACTGAACATTGTCTGTCATAACTACTCCTTTAGTCTTCATTGGAAACGATGGCCAGATCGGGACAATGCATCCAGCAGATAGAACACTGAGTGCATTTTCGGGGGTGTTCCACAATCGGTTTTCCGTCTCGGTCTGGTATGAACACATCATGCGGACATAAGGCGATGCAGATATTACAGGCCTTACACCAGTGATAAAATATGGTCAGAGGATTGTCGCTGGCCGACTTCTTTTCTTTTTCCTTCTCAGGTTTACTTTCGGAAGCCTGCTCCTTAGGCGTCTGTTCCTCTGCCTGGTTCTCGGCGGGCCTGGACTCTTGCTGTGCCTCGCCGGTTTTTGTTTCTGTCATCTTATGCTCCACTATTGCCAGTGTGAACGATTAACGTTATTTTCTTCTGGACGTTTTCTTCTTGGCTGTTTTCTTCCCGGCCGTCTTCTTACCGGCGGTTGCTTTCTTAGCTTTTTTCCTGCCGGACGTTGCTTTTTTAGTTGTTTTCTTCTTGGCGGTGGATTTCTTCTTCGGGGCGGATTTCGATTTTACCTTGTCAAGTTCCTCTTTAAGAAGTATCGGTATCTCGCTCGGAATCTTAGCGACCTTTATACCGGCCCGGTTGAGAGCCTTGACTTTATCCGCGGCCGTGCCTGTCCCGCCGGAGATGATCGCGCCGGCATGCCCCATACGCTTCCCTGGAGGAGCGGTGCGACCGGCAATAAATGCCACCACCGGCTTGTCGACATACTTTTTGATAAACTTGGCGGCTTCTTCTTCATCGGTACCGCCAATCTCGCCGATCATCACGATCGAATCGGTCATCGGATCCTCGTTAAATGCTTTCAGACAATCTATGAAATTAGTACCGATCACCGGATCGCCTCCGATGCCGATACAGGTCGACTGCCCCAGCTTCGCGAGGGTCAGGTTGTAGACGACCTCGTAGGTAAGCGTACCGGAACGAGAGACTACGCCGACTTTGCCTTTTTTATGAATCTGGGCCGGCATGATTCCGACCTTGGTCTTACCCGGCGAGATTATGCCGGGGCAATTGGGTCCGATCAGCCTGGTTTCGGTACCCTTAAGGTAATTGTAAACCTTGAGCATATCATTGGCGGGAACACCCTCGGTGACGCACACGACCAGCTTGATCCCGGCCTGGGCCGCCTCGAGGATAGCATCCGGCGCAAAAGCCACCGGGACATAGATAATCGACGCGTTAGCCTTGGTTTCGGCCACCGCTTCCGCCACAGTATTGAAAATCGGCACGCCTTCGAGCTTCTGGCCACCCTTTCCGGGAGTGACTCCGGCCACCACCTTGGTGCCGTATTCCAGCATCTGTTTGGTGTGGAAAGAACCATCGCGGCCGGTGATGCCCTGCACGACCACCCTGGTTTTACCATCTACAAAGATACTCATATAAACCTCTTTATTTAATACGTTTTCCCATACCTGAAATTGGCTAATCCATTAACAAATCCCCGACCCAGGCAGTTACTTTTCATAGTCTTCCTCGTCGACTATATCCAGCCCGTCATCTTCATAGTCATCCTCGTATTCGTCTTCATCTTCATCTGCTTCTTGTTCCTCATCCCCGATAACCAGCTTGTCACTCGGAATTTCGTCCAGGTATTTGCGACGACGCCGATCATCTTCCTCCCAGGAGTAACCTTTACGCCGTCGATACAGGTGGGCGCGGTCCTCCTCGTCGTTTTCATCGTAATCGGCCAGTTCATCGTCGTCCTCTTCATCCAGAAGATCTTTCGGATCCTCCTCCGCTTCCTCGATTATGGGATCTGAGGGTTCGAGGTATTCATCGTCATCGTATTTCTTTTTGCCATCCATGTTATCGCTCATATAACTGCCCTCCGGACCAGTCCGGGGAATTCTTTTTAGGCCGCGATCCCCGCTTTCTCGATCGCGGTTTTGACGACCTCTTCCATAGAAGATACGGCCGTCAGGTTGATCGATTCGAGAATTTTCCGGCCTTCATCTTCATTGGTTCCTGTCAGCCTGATCACGATCGGAACCGGTGGATCGAGTTCGCTGACAGCCTGCTTGATACCATTGGCGATATCGTCGCAGCGGGTTATGCCTCCGAAGATATTGAAAAGAATCGCCTTTACGTTGGAATCGCGTAAAATGATCTTCATCGCGTCTAAAACCTTTTGCGGATTGGATGATCCTCCGACATCCAGGAAGTTGGCCGGCTGACCGCCAAAATGCTTGACCAGGTCCATTGTCGCCATCGCCAGCCCTGCGCCATTGACGATACAACCGATATTGCCCTCCAGTTTTACGAAGGATAATCCCGCTTGTTTGGCATCCATCTCGGAAGCGTCCTCGGCATCCAAATCCCTCATCTTCTCGATCTCGGGATGACGGTCGAGGCCGTTGTCATCGATATTGATCTTGGCGTCGATGGCCACCACTTTGCCATCGGGCGTGGTGATCAGCGGGTTGATCTCCGCCAGCGAAGAATCGTTGGCCATGAATGTCCTGTAAACCAGCAGGATAATCCGGGCGGCCTGGCTGACCAGCTTGGGATCATCATACAGGAAGAAGGCCAGCTTGCGGGCCTCATGCATCTGCATTCCCAGAATCGGATCGATTCGATGCTGCATAATTTTTTCAGGAGTCTCTTTTGCCACGGTTTCGATATCGATACCGCCCGCGGGAGAAACCATCATGACCGGCTTTTTGGTGGCACGGTCGAGAATGATACCGACATAGGATTCGGTCTCGATGTCGGCCGCTTCGGAAATCAAGACTTTCTTGACAGTAAGCCCCTTGATATCCATTCCCAGGATATTTTTAGCATTTTCGAAGGCTTCATCGGCATTGGCGCTGTATTTCACTCCACCGGCTTTACCTCGTCCGCCGACATGGACCTGCGCCTTGACCATAACCGGCTTGCCGATTTCCTCGGCAATGGCTTTGGCCTCTTCGGGCGTTGTGGCGACCTTGCCGGGAGGCACTGGTATACCCTGAGCCTTGAAAAGTTCCCTGGCCTGATACTCGTGAATTTTCATTCTCGCTCCTTATCTTGCATGTACTTCCGAGCTATATCCATTAATATTTCTTTTTCGTTTTGATCCGGAAATTCGAGCACATAATCCAGCAGGTGATTCAATATCTCACCCACATGCGGTGACTGCCTGAGGTTAAATTCCTGCATAATATCGTTGCCGTTAACAGCTAACTGCGACAGCCCCAGCGGTGTTTTATTGTCCAGTTCGGTGTGGATTCGTTTTTCGAGGAGAT includes:
- a CDS encoding nucleoside-diphosphate kinase, with the protein product MEKTLAIIKPDAVKKEVVGEIVHRLELSGFKILALQMMQLTEEKAQGFYQVHKDKPFFNELVSFMTSGRCVPMVLQKDNAIQDLRTLIGVTDSRKASCGTIRNNFGTDIQENAVHASDSPENAKIEIGYFFPDLA
- a CDS encoding 2-oxoacid:ferredoxin oxidoreductase subunit gamma, with the translated sequence MTKAKSKQSTYDRYEIRLSGSGGQGLILAGVMLAEAMGVQDGKNVVQTQSYGPEARGGASRADVVMSNDTIYYPKPMGLNLLLALTQEACDQYFPNLRENGTLIIDSDLVHQPPTPVCYAFPFTQLAKSEIGHVMVANVISLGAIVELTGLASKEGVKKVVRSRAPMGTEEKNLKALELGFEIAREAKKKQGKPAVSA
- a CDS encoding 2-oxoacid:ferredoxin oxidoreductase subunit beta, whose protein sequence is MAEATTATKKKNKQPSNVVHNYLRPKKTFPHVWCSGCGIGVVLGALIRAIDKLQIPKDDIAVLSGIGCSSRLPVYVDFNTLHTTHGRAIAFASGVKAAKPKLNVIVITGDGDCLAIGGNHFIHACRRNINITTILVNNHIYGMTGGQFSPTTPTTKRGSTAPYGNLEHPFDATKLAAAAGASYVARGTVYHTGQLIRMIADGIQSNGFSVIDVLSNCQTYYGRWNKEGDAVKMVNWFKSHVVPVTSAAKLPPEKLEGKWITGVIHKEEKSEYTDNYAALRERVNRQG
- a CDS encoding 2-oxoacid:acceptor oxidoreductase subunit alpha → MTDNVQLLQGNEACAHGAILAGVKFFGGYPITPSTEIAENLARMLPTVGGTFMQMEDEIGSLAAVIGAAVSGAKSMTATSGPGFSLMQEHIGYAYMAEVPCVIIDVQRGGPSTGLPTKVSQSDIMQAAYGTHGDYHSIVLSASSCEECLTLTIKAVNLAEKYRTPVVLLTDEVIGHMREKVRIPSPDDIEVYDRIKPDVPPEWYRHFEITPTFVGPMASFGEGYRFNITGLTHDQMGFPTARPVEIKNKLDKLRKKIVQNKEEICEIKTVYMDDEPNVAVISTGIVSRAANQAIKMARQKRMKVGAMQLVTVWPFPDHILKEYLKSVRHLVVAELNQGQLIKEIERYVDTRHTKIIPLQRYDSELITPQMILDTIREVK
- a CDS encoding 2-oxoglutarate ferredoxin oxidoreductase subunit delta, yielding MTETKTGEAQQESRPAENQAEEQTPKEQASESKPEKEKEKKSASDNPLTIFYHWCKACNICIALCPHDVFIPDRDGKPIVEHPRKCTQCSICWMHCPDLAIVSNED
- the sucD gene encoding succinate--CoA ligase subunit alpha, which translates into the protein MSIFVDGKTRVVVQGITGRDGSFHTKQMLEYGTKVVAGVTPGKGGQKLEGVPIFNTVAEAVAETKANASIIYVPVAFAPDAILEAAQAGIKLVVCVTEGVPANDMLKVYNYLKGTETRLIGPNCPGIISPGKTKVGIMPAQIHKKGKVGVVSRSGTLTYEVVYNLTLAKLGQSTCIGIGGDPVIGTNFIDCLKAFNEDPMTDSIVMIGEIGGTDEEEAAKFIKKYVDKPVVAFIAGRTAPPGKRMGHAGAIISGGTGTAADKVKALNRAGIKVAKIPSEIPILLKEELDKVKSKSAPKKKSTAKKKTTKKATSGRKKAKKATAGKKTAGKKTAKKKTSRRK
- the sucC gene encoding ADP-forming succinate--CoA ligase subunit beta, translated to MKIHEYQARELFKAQGIPVPPGKVATTPEEAKAIAEEIGKPVMVKAQVHVGGRGKAGGVKYSANADEAFENAKNILGMDIKGLTVKKVLISEAADIETESYVGIILDRATKKPVMMVSPAGGIDIETVAKETPEKIMQHRIDPILGMQMHEARKLAFFLYDDPKLVSQAARIILLVYRTFMANDSSLAEINPLITTPDGKVVAIDAKINIDDNGLDRHPEIEKMRDLDAEDASEMDAKQAGLSFVKLEGNIGCIVNGAGLAMATMDLVKHFGGQPANFLDVGGSSNPQKVLDAMKIILRDSNVKAILFNIFGGITRCDDIANGIKQAVSELDPPVPIVIRLTGTNEDEGRKILESINLTAVSSMEEVVKTAIEKAGIAA